The Bacillus mesophilus genome segment TTTTATGCCCTCATATTATTGTTGGATATTAAGAAGGTATAATGTATAGATCTTCCTCGAACAATAAACTATGGAGGGGATATTATGGATTATTTCGATGATCTACCCAAGAGCGTGAAAAAAACATTAAGATATATCCAACAGGATATTAACTCTTTAGAAAAGCTGGAACAAATCGAAGCGTTAATCCTCGCTAAAATAAACAAAAAGAAGCAGGAATTTGTTGAGTAATCTGGTACAAGGAGAAAGGTTTTGTGTCCCAGATGGTTGGTGAACGTAATCTTCAAAACAATAGGGACAAGGTTTCTGTCCCCTTGTCCCTAATATACCGTGACTGTTCTTGGTGCACTTATTCTTCCTTTTGAGTCTTTCGCTGTTACTACTATCTTAGTGCCTTTTCTTTGTTTTGGGATAATGATCTTAAAATTACCATAGTAGTTTGCCTTTGCACTGTAAACTCTTGTGCCGATTTTGGCGCTAACAACTGCATATCTTTCTGTTTTTCCAGTTATACTGGTTGAGTAGTACCTGACAGCATTAACCGTTGGGATGTTAGGAGCCACACGTGTAACTTTAACTGCTCTTGCTACACTCATTTTTCCCAGTGAATCCTTTGCCACTACTGATATTGAAACTCCACTGTTTTGAATTGGAATAATTACTTTGTAATTTCCGTAAATATCTGCTCTAACGTTATAAATTTTGGTTCCAATTTTAACCGTAATATAGGCATATTTTTCTGTTTTTCCGGTTATGACTGCTGCCTTGTTGTTCACGGTGTTTACAACAGGCATATTAGGAGCTATTCGTAGAACTTTTATTACTTTAGGAGAACTCTCTGCACCTTTTGAATCTTTCGATGTAACACCGACCGATGTACCACTATTTTGGACAGGTATCTTTACAACAAAGTTTCCATACTGATTCGCTTTGCTACTATACGTTAGGGTGCCGATTTTTACACTGACCGTAGCATATGCTTCCGTTTTACCTGTAACTTGAGATTGCGTATTATAAATAGTTGCCACTGTTGGAATATTGGGTGCGATCCTCGCCACAATTATTTTCTTTTCAACACTTTGTAAGTTGGCGGAATCCATTGCTTTAACATAAATCGCTGTTCCTGTATTTTGGATAGGAATAACTAATTTAAAATATCCAGCTGTGTCTGCCTTAACCGTATATGTCTTAGCAGGAAACCGTACTGAAACTGTTGCATTCGGTTCCGTTTTACCTGAGATCAGGGAAGACTTATTATTCACCGCATTCACAGTCGGAATCGAAGGTGGTGTTACGTCCTTAACCGTCTTAACTACTGCCGTGCTAAATACTGTTCCACCAAAAGAAACAACTTTAAGAGTTGCTCCAGCTGGTTGAGTTGGAATAGAAACTGAAAACGTTCCGTCCACTTTGACAAACCCATGCCCAATTACCTGGTCATTTTTATAGATAACCATTTCAGTATTAGGTTTTCCTGTTCCATTTACAGTCGTTGATTGATCATTCACTTCATCCACAACAGGAGCAGGAATTGGATTTGCTACATAAACATCGACTTCTGATATTGTTGTATTTTGTGATCCATCAATTGCTTCTAAACGAAGAGTATAGTAACCGTTATCTAGGTTGGATGTATTCCAATTTCCTAGTAATTCGGAAGCATACGCCCCCTCACTAACGATTATCCAACTTGTTGGCGATGTACCTAAGCCATAGCCAATTTTATAAGAAGTATTTTGATAGTCAGATATTGTTCCTTTTAGCTGAACGATTCCCTGTACCTGCTGGCCACTACTTGGGGATAAATTTGTAATAGTAGGACCCTTACTGTCAGCAACGGATGCACTCATTGTTCTTGGCTCACCAAAATATCCAGTTCCTACGTGGTACATTTGCCATTTCAAATCGTTTGTACCTAATGGCAAATCACTTGGTAATTCCGTATAAAAGGTTTTTGTTTGCCCTGATTTTATCTCATCATTTTCAGAGAGTGGAATGACAATTGAATACCCTTCTGCTCTAAGCTCGTATCCTCCAGCAAGTGTCCATGTCTCCACACCCTTATTTTCTACACTAATGTTTATTGGCGTTCGAACTCCTGCCTCAATACTGGAAGTGTATGAAGTCATTCCTTTTATAAAACTATCCTGAAGCTTTCTTGCTGTTACCACAACCGGTGCAGAAAAAGCTGAATAGTTGCTTTGATGATACGTTTGATCACTTGCCTTTACAGATACATAGTAGTTTTGATTTGGTCCTAAGTAGGTGTCAGGTATTTTTATTGAAGTATTCGTGGTCGTACCCATAAAAAAGGTTGAACCACCATCGTTTTCAACCTTCACGGTATATTCGACCGGAGATTGATCTCTTGAAGCATCCCAAGAAATAGTGAATTCTGAAACTAACTCATTTGTTGCTTTTATATTATTGGGTATCGTCGGCGGAGTCATGTCAGGCAAGATCACATGCGAAATTTCAGATTGTGAGGATTCGCCATATGAATTATAAGCAGAAACTTTAAAGTAATAGACATCTTTACGCTTAGATTGATCACCCAACAATTGATAAAGTGTACCCGGTGTATCCGACAACTCCGTTCCACTTCCATCTTTTCTGAGTTGCCATTCACCATTTTCAATCTGTGCCTTTGTTGGCCAAATATTCTTCCCTAATGAAGACCACTTTGTTGCATTTCCATCATAAATTAACTCATATTCCTTACCATTATAAAGATACAATCGATAGCCAGTTGCACCAGGTACCGAAGACCAACTTAAGTCCACTTTACCTTGACTTGTATTTTGAAAGCCGGTCGAAATCGCACTTGGCTTAGTCGGCTTGGGAGAGTAGTTTACCTGCAGCACTGGTAATCCTAGAATTTTCTCATGTAACTTAGTAAAGTTCCTTTGGTTACTAGAAAGAGGTAATGAACTTTTAATACCTA includes the following:
- a CDS encoding Ig-like domain-containing protein, with the translated sequence MSRIIKRVALLLIIFSLLISVFPLQVFGGTTNVQRDEYSRTYVNGNLSETVEIFPYSMFMQNPETSVWEQKTSIDATTGTVTYVSEGAPDVNFSKENKIVIGDDGVSQSESYIQVGQGLPSLNGGLFIGAKLRLHELNQTTDSCYYCDHYINENYHVHAIEQQWSAQDVTWSTKPLLSSLPVATKTNSVPVMGPYLVWDVSDLVHSWYQHPETNYGLGIKSSLPLSSNQRNFTKLHEKILGLPVLQVNYSPKPTKPSAISTGFQNTSQGKVDLSWSSVPGATGYRLYLYNGKEYELIYDGNATKWSSLGKNIWPTKAQIENGEWQLRKDGSGTELSDTPGTLYQLLGDQSKRKDVYYFKVSAYNSYGESSQSEISHVILPDMTPPTIPNNIKATNELVSEFTISWDASRDQSPVEYTVKVENDGGSTFFMGTTTNTSIKIPDTYLGPNQNYYVSVKASDQTYHQSNYSAFSAPVVVTARKLQDSFIKGMTSYTSSIEAGVRTPINISVENKGVETWTLAGGYELRAEGYSIVIPLSENDEIKSGQTKTFYTELPSDLPLGTNDLKWQMYHVGTGYFGEPRTMSASVADSKGPTITNLSPSSGQQVQGIVQLKGTISDYQNTSYKIGYGLGTSPTSWIIVSEGAYASELLGNWNTSNLDNGYYTLRLEAIDGSQNTTISEVDVYVANPIPAPVVDEVNDQSTTVNGTGKPNTEMVIYKNDQVIGHGFVKVDGTFSVSIPTQPAGATLKVVSFGGTVFSTAVVKTVKDVTPPSIPTVNAVNNKSSLISGKTEPNATVSVRFPAKTYTVKADTAGYFKLVIPIQNTGTAIYVKAMDSANLQSVEKKIIVARIAPNIPTVATIYNTQSQVTGKTEAYATVSVKIGTLTYSSKANQYGNFVVKIPVQNSGTSVGVTSKDSKGAESSPKVIKVLRIAPNMPVVNTVNNKAAVITGKTEKYAYITVKIGTKIYNVRADIYGNYKVIIPIQNSGVSISVVAKDSLGKMSVARAVKVTRVAPNIPTVNAVRYYSTSITGKTERYAVVSAKIGTRVYSAKANYYGNFKIIIPKQRKGTKIVVTAKDSKGRISAPRTVTVY